From Pelosinus fermentans DSM 17108, the proteins below share one genomic window:
- a CDS encoding energy-coupling factor transporter transmembrane component T family protein, with the protein MNDTIDFKASKPDPRVWMFLLVVISLLTFLCGSLLELFILFAALAVIMTWQKMLATVIYFVAFYTALLVLNEFLCLISIPPVSMVVGMLVLLLFRLMPVYMAYIILLEKTSINELIIALEQMHVPKILIIPLAVVYRYILTVKYEILYIKDSLKMRGLNPSLTGMFLQPVTTVEKFMIPLLIRSGKLADELSAAALCKGLDAEHPRTSCTGVRFEQKDAVCCVIFAVAAATLIFLHYYPGFGNLVL; encoded by the coding sequence GTGAATGATACGATTGACTTTAAGGCGTCCAAGCCCGATCCCAGAGTATGGATGTTTCTGCTTGTTGTCATATCCTTATTGACCTTCCTCTGCGGAAGCCTCCTTGAACTTTTCATCTTGTTTGCCGCGCTTGCCGTGATCATGACCTGGCAGAAAATGCTCGCAACGGTCATTTATTTTGTGGCATTCTATACGGCATTACTGGTACTCAATGAATTTCTTTGTCTTATTTCCATACCACCGGTCAGTATGGTAGTGGGCATGCTGGTTTTACTATTATTCAGGCTGATGCCGGTTTATATGGCCTACATAATCCTGTTGGAGAAAACGTCCATCAATGAATTGATTATCGCGTTGGAGCAAATGCATGTTCCTAAAATACTGATTATCCCTTTAGCGGTAGTCTATCGCTATATCCTCACAGTGAAGTACGAAATCTTGTATATTAAAGATAGTTTGAAAATGAGGGGACTGAATCCATCGTTAACCGGGATGTTTTTACAACCGGTAACAACGGTCGAGAAATTCATGATTCCTTTGCTGATTCGCAGCGGCAAGCTGGCCGATGAACTGTCGGCGGCGGCGCTGTGCAAAGGGCTTGATGCCGAGCACCCAAGGACTTCCTGCACCGGCGTCCGGTTTGAGCAAAAGGATGCCGTCTGTTGCGTAATATTTGCAGTGGCGGCGGCGACACTGATTTTTTTGCACTATTATCCAGGCTTTGGCAATTTGGTTCTATAG
- a CDS encoding ABC transporter ATP-binding protein, with protein MTENLLQQHSTMQKKTIIEFHDVHVTYRNRNRESLTGFSLNVKQGEFVVLTGKSGCGKTTVTRCINSLIPNFFDAELRGEVFVGGLDIKTASMRDISRRVGSVFQDPRSQFFTLHVRSELAFPSENYGIERHLMQKQIKKTVQDLHLNTLLTRSIFTLSSGEKQKVAVASVYALEPDIYVFDEPSANLDKTGTDQLLAVLSILKAKGHTVIIAEHKLAYLKELLDRVVFIEDGQGKEEFSGRDFFAKPDRWFRDKGLRHFDGSALRPAANELPQKAETQAPLLQAVAISFGYKRGKPILNGISLSAYRGEITGIMGKNGVGKSTLLRVLMGLEKQHRGEILLEGKPAGTKVRMQNSFYVMQDVDYQLFAPSVWEEMLLGCKESPSIVAKAEEYLRFFHLESYKEAHPAALSGGQKQRLAIALAGMRNAKILFLDEPTSGLDGENMAKVSELIRKLAQEGRCIFVISHDYEFAINTFDKIFSLEEDGRLTHLSFDNNATECSTQK; from the coding sequence ATGACGGAAAACTTACTGCAACAACATTCCACTATGCAGAAAAAAACGATAATTGAGTTCCACGATGTGCATGTAACGTACCGCAATCGTAACCGGGAAAGCCTTACCGGTTTTAGCCTGAATGTAAAGCAGGGCGAATTTGTGGTCCTGACCGGTAAAAGCGGCTGCGGCAAAACAACGGTAACCCGCTGCATCAATAGCTTAATCCCAAATTTTTTTGACGCTGAACTGCGAGGAGAAGTCTTCGTTGGCGGCCTGGATATAAAAACAGCCTCAATGAGGGACATATCACGCAGGGTGGGATCGGTTTTTCAGGACCCCCGCTCCCAGTTCTTTACCTTGCATGTCAGGAGCGAACTTGCTTTTCCCAGTGAAAATTATGGGATTGAAAGGCACCTAATGCAGAAGCAAATCAAAAAAACCGTGCAGGATCTACACCTTAATACACTGCTAACACGCTCCATCTTTACGCTTTCCAGCGGCGAAAAACAAAAAGTCGCTGTAGCATCCGTCTATGCCCTGGAACCGGATATTTATGTTTTCGATGAACCCTCTGCCAATTTAGACAAAACAGGCACGGATCAGCTGCTCGCTGTACTGAGCATCCTTAAAGCCAAAGGTCATACCGTTATTATCGCTGAACACAAGCTTGCCTATTTAAAGGAATTGCTTGACCGCGTGGTTTTTATCGAAGACGGACAGGGAAAAGAGGAATTTAGCGGTCGGGATTTTTTTGCCAAACCCGACCGGTGGTTTCGGGATAAGGGGCTGCGCCATTTTGACGGATCGGCCCTGCGGCCAGCAGCTAATGAACTGCCTCAAAAGGCAGAAACCCAGGCACCTTTGCTGCAGGCAGTGGCTATATCCTTTGGCTATAAAAGAGGAAAACCAATTCTGAACGGCATATCCTTAAGTGCCTATCGCGGTGAAATTACCGGGATCATGGGTAAAAACGGCGTGGGGAAAAGTACCCTGCTGCGAGTACTGATGGGGCTGGAAAAACAACACCGGGGCGAAATCCTTCTTGAAGGCAAACCAGCTGGTACGAAGGTGCGTATGCAGAATTCCTTCTATGTTATGCAGGATGTCGATTACCAGCTTTTTGCCCCCAGCGTGTGGGAAGAGATGCTGCTGGGATGTAAAGAGTCACCAAGCATCGTGGCGAAAGCAGAAGAATACCTGCGGTTCTTTCACCTGGAAAGCTATAAAGAGGCCCATCCCGCTGCTCTTTCCGGTGGGCAGAAGCAGCGTCTGGCCATTGCATTGGCCGGCATGCGAAACGCCAAAATTTTATTCCTGGATGAACCAACCAGCGGCCTGGATGGAGAAAACATGGCAAAAGTCAGCGAACTCATAAGAAAGCTGGCGCAAGAAGGGCGGTGCATTTTTGTTATCTCCCATGATTATGAATTCGCAATAAATACATTTGATAAAATTTTCTCTCTGGAGGAAGACGGTAGGCTTACCCACCTCTCCTTCGACAATAATGCAACAGAATGCTCTACTCAGAAATAA
- a CDS encoding MptD family putative ECF transporter S component — protein MASLKTNNNQTVRHLITIGIFNALIISIFMLLGFTIGLIPVILIFMPVILAIPGGIIFMLMLAKAPLRGVFVISGALLGLVLFNMAPAGVFGLSIFVGGVLGEIAFGFIGREKFIAKVTGFAFYMLGFAVGESFPLTFMKEAYIAQEATKGTEQLAILQQCLALMNPAMLAVICLLTVIMACVSSLWGRRLLRTHFEKAGIV, from the coding sequence ATGGCTTCTTTAAAAACAAATAACAACCAGACTGTCCGGCATTTGATCACAATTGGCATTTTCAATGCATTGATTATTAGTATTTTTATGCTGCTGGGGTTTACCATTGGGCTGATCCCCGTGATTTTAATCTTCATGCCGGTTATATTAGCGATACCGGGAGGAATTATCTTTATGCTGATGCTGGCGAAAGCACCGTTGCGTGGTGTGTTTGTCATCAGCGGCGCTTTGCTGGGTTTGGTTCTCTTTAACATGGCACCGGCCGGTGTGTTTGGACTGAGCATCTTTGTAGGGGGCGTGCTGGGCGAGATTGCCTTTGGTTTTATCGGTCGGGAAAAATTTATTGCGAAGGTCACCGGTTTTGCCTTTTACATGCTGGGCTTTGCCGTGGGAGAAAGTTTTCCGCTTACCTTTATGAAGGAAGCCTATATAGCGCAAGAAGCGACCAAAGGAACAGAGCAACTGGCTATCCTGCAACAATGCCTGGCGTTAATGAACCCGGCAATGCTGGCGGTAATCTGCCTGCTTACGGTGATTATGGCCTGTGTGAGCAGTTTATGGGGCAGACGGCTGCTGCGCACGCATTTTGAAA